Proteins encoded in a region of the Gammaproteobacteria bacterium genome:
- the trmL gene encoding tRNA (uridine(34)/cytosine(34)/5-carboxymethylaminomethyluridine(34)-2'-O)-methyltransferase TrmL, whose translation MLNLVLFEPEIPPNTGNIIRLAANSGASLHLIRPLGFELDDKRLRRAGLDYHEFSRVRQHANWQSFLAFAAGGRIFGISTRGRLAYHQVNYQADDYLVFGPETRGLPAEIREQLGDQHILRIPMLPESRSLNLSNSAAVVIYEAWRQLGFEGGA comes from the coding sequence GTGCTTAACCTAGTTCTTTTCGAACCTGAGATTCCGCCCAACACGGGCAATATTATCCGCCTCGCGGCAAATTCCGGCGCCAGCCTGCATCTGATCAGACCCCTTGGTTTTGAATTGGATGACAAACGACTGCGGCGGGCCGGGCTCGACTACCACGAATTCAGCAGGGTACGGCAACACGCTAACTGGCAGAGTTTTCTGGCCTTTGCGGCCGGCGGGCGAATCTTCGGAATCAGTACGCGGGGCAGGCTGGCTTATCACCAGGTCAACTACCAGGCGGACGACTACCTGGTATTCGGTCCGGAAACCCGGGGCCTGCCTGCTGAAATCCGCGAACAACTGGGCGACCAGCACATTCTGCGCATCCCCATGTTACCGGAAAGCCGCAGCCTCAACCTGTCCAATTCGGCTGCGGTGGTAATCTATGAGGCCTGGCGGCAGCTGGGCTTTGAAGGGGGCGCCTGA
- the glnA gene encoding type I glutamate--ammonia ligase, whose protein sequence is MSEKTLNLIKENDVKWVDLRFTDTKGKEQHVTFPSNRIDAEFFEGMMFDGSSVAGWKGINESDMILKPDDSTAVLDPFADEPQVNVRCDIIEPKTMQGYNRDPRSVGRRAEEYLKTTGIGDTAYFGPEPEFFVFDDVRWTADMEGASYKLHSEEAAWTSGAEFEGGNMGHRPRVKGGYFPVPPVDSAHDLRCAMSETMAAMGLEIDLHHHEVGNACQNEIGTKFNSLVAKADETQILKYCVHNVAAAFGKTATFMPKPLVGDNGSGMHCHQSIFKDGKNVFAGEGYAGLSDEAIYYIGGIIKHAKALNAFGNASTNSYKRLVKGFEAPTLLAYSSRNRSAAIRIPYIMGGNPKAIRIEVRFGDPTANPYLFFAAMLMAGLDGIQNKIHPGEPASKDLYDLPPEEEALIPQVCGSLEEALDSLDQDREFLKAGGVFDDDLIDGYIALKREDCVRLAMTTHPVEFDMYYSL, encoded by the coding sequence ATGTCTGAAAAGACGCTTAATTTAATCAAAGAGAACGATGTAAAGTGGGTTGACCTCCGTTTTACAGATACCAAGGGAAAGGAACAGCATGTAACGTTCCCGTCCAATCGAATCGATGCGGAGTTTTTTGAGGGCATGATGTTCGACGGCTCCTCTGTAGCCGGTTGGAAAGGTATCAACGAATCCGACATGATCCTGAAACCCGACGATTCCACCGCAGTACTGGACCCTTTTGCTGACGAGCCTCAGGTGAACGTCCGCTGCGACATCATCGAACCCAAGACCATGCAGGGCTACAACCGCGATCCTCGCTCGGTAGGCCGCCGCGCCGAAGAGTACCTGAAAACCACCGGTATCGGTGACACCGCCTATTTCGGCCCGGAACCGGAGTTCTTCGTCTTTGATGACGTACGCTGGACTGCCGATATGGAAGGTGCCAGTTACAAGCTGCATTCCGAGGAAGCGGCCTGGACTTCAGGTGCTGAATTCGAAGGCGGCAACATGGGCCACAGACCCCGGGTCAAAGGCGGCTACTTCCCGGTCCCCCCGGTAGACTCAGCCCACGACCTGCGCTGCGCTATGAGCGAAACCATGGCGGCAATGGGACTGGAAATCGACCTGCATCACCACGAGGTGGGCAATGCCTGTCAGAACGAGATCGGTACCAAGTTCAACAGCCTGGTTGCCAAGGCCGATGAAACCCAGATCCTGAAGTACTGTGTACACAACGTCGCCGCCGCTTTCGGCAAAACTGCGACATTTATGCCCAAACCGCTGGTTGGCGACAACGGCAGCGGGATGCACTGTCACCAGTCCATCTTCAAGGACGGCAAAAACGTATTTGCCGGAGAAGGCTACGCAGGCCTGTCTGATGAAGCCATTTACTACATTGGCGGTATCATCAAGCACGCCAAGGCTCTGAATGCCTTCGGCAACGCCTCCACCAACTCCTACAAGCGTCTGGTAAAGGGCTTTGAAGCGCCGACATTGCTGGCTTATTCGTCCAGAAACCGCTCTGCAGCTATTCGAATTCCCTACATCATGGGCGGCAACCCCAAGGCCATCCGTATCGAGGTACGGTTCGGCGATCCGACGGCCAACCCTTACCTGTTCTTTGCCGCCATGCTGATGGCTGGCCTTGACGGCATCCAGAACAAGATCCACCCTGGCGAACCCGCCAGCAAGGACCTGTATGATCTGCCTCCAGAAGAGGAAGCATTGATTCCTCAGGTTTGTGGCAGTCTGGAGGAAGCCCTGGACTCCCTGGATCAGGACCGGGAATTCCTGAAGGCCGGTGGCGTTTTCGACGATGACCTGATCGATGGATACATTGCTCTCAAGCGTGAGGATTGTGTGCGTCTGGCCATGACCACTCACCCTGTAGAGTTTGATATGTATTACAGCCTGTAA
- a CDS encoding peptidoglycan DD-metalloendopeptidase family protein, producing the protein MAAPLPDCLLRLLVTLLLGAGLPGGLTAAESAPAEEDLAQINQAIGRIEAWLEQTRQQRPAAEARLQEAEQRLALLASRIADTRQLIAAGRTRLQTLQQQQQALVTQQAGQMTLIRQLVRAAYREGSQSTVKLVLNQNDPAEAARMLYYYQLINQDRLEKVREYQLTLTSLSATERELESVNRGLSAEQLSLDAQLAQLEQERLVRQQALAELDSAIDLRGRELEGLLADREALQTLIDQVQQAMETAPVPGSDEPFAQRKGQLPLPGEGSLLARFNEPYGNGDLQRQGILIGGTAGSPVRAVHGGRVVFADWLRGSGLLIILDHGDGYLSLYGHNETLTRERGSRVEAGSVIATTGNSGGQRETGIYFEIRYNGRPQNPAEWLAPGNF; encoded by the coding sequence GTGGCAGCGCCGCTTCCCGACTGCCTGCTCCGGCTACTGGTCACCCTGCTGCTCGGAGCCGGCCTGCCGGGTGGCCTGACAGCAGCCGAGTCAGCACCTGCAGAGGAAGATCTCGCTCAGATAAATCAGGCAATCGGTCGGATCGAGGCCTGGCTGGAACAGACCAGGCAACAACGCCCTGCGGCCGAAGCCCGCCTGCAGGAAGCGGAACAGCGCCTTGCCCTGCTCGCCAGCCGCATCGCAGACACCCGGCAGCTCATTGCCGCAGGCAGAACCCGGTTGCAGACATTGCAACAGCAACAGCAGGCTCTCGTTACTCAGCAGGCCGGGCAGATGACACTGATCAGACAGCTGGTTCGCGCTGCTTACCGGGAAGGCTCGCAAAGTACCGTCAAGCTGGTGTTGAACCAGAACGACCCTGCGGAAGCGGCGCGAATGCTCTACTACTATCAGTTGATCAACCAGGACCGACTCGAGAAGGTACGTGAGTACCAACTCACCCTTACCAGCCTGTCCGCAACCGAACGGGAACTCGAGTCAGTCAATCGCGGCCTCAGCGCCGAGCAGCTGTCACTCGATGCCCAGCTTGCCCAACTGGAACAGGAACGGCTGGTCCGCCAGCAGGCGCTAGCCGAGCTGGACTCAGCCATCGACCTGCGCGGCCGGGAGCTGGAGGGATTGCTTGCCGACCGCGAGGCCCTGCAGACGCTGATCGACCAGGTGCAACAGGCCATGGAAACCGCCCCGGTGCCCGGCAGTGACGAGCCCTTCGCACAACGCAAAGGCCAGCTGCCGTTACCTGGCGAAGGCTCGCTGCTGGCCCGCTTCAACGAACCTTACGGCAACGGTGATCTGCAGCGCCAGGGCATTCTCATCGGCGGCACCGCAGGGAGTCCGGTCCGTGCCGTGCACGGTGGTCGCGTCGTGTTCGCCGACTGGTTGCGAGGCTCCGGTCTGTTGATCATCCTCGATCACGGGGATGGCTACCTGAGCCTTTACGGCCACAATGAAACGCTGACCCGTGAACGGGGCAGCCGGGTCGAAGCTGGCTCGGTGATCGCTACCACCGGCAACAGCGGTGGGCAACGGGAAACCGGCATCTACTTTGAAATACGCTACAATGGCAGGCCGCAGAATCCGGCGGAGTGGCTGGCACCGGGAAATTTTTAA
- the glnL gene encoding nitrogen regulation protein NR(II), whose translation MTLSSQNRHLLDQLKTGVLLLDGDLRIGYLNLEAEALLEISGKQATKLTLSDVLLGADEDIRSIEEAQEKRSSFTKHRASFRLLSGKTIVVDYTINSIEDDDQAQLMMEIHSLHYSQRIRRDEFLLSTQATTRELVRGLAHEIKNPLGGIRGAAQLLAQELPDSELQDYTDVIIQEADRLRNLVDRLSGSRKMLDIQPLNIHEVLERVASLVGAEFTDRAIELVKDYDPSIPAVRGDKEQLIQAVLNIVRNAVQALESPSVKHDLGIITLRTRVLRNITIGSVLHRLVASIEISDNGPGIPDSIAETLFYPMISGRAEGTGLGLSIAQSIINQHDGIIECDSEPGSTVFTITIPLPDDN comes from the coding sequence GTGACCCTGAGCAGTCAGAACAGACACTTGCTGGATCAGCTCAAAACCGGCGTGCTGCTGCTGGATGGGGACCTGCGCATCGGCTATCTGAACCTGGAGGCGGAGGCGCTGCTGGAAATCAGTGGCAAGCAGGCGACCAAGCTGACCCTGTCGGACGTGCTTCTGGGCGCAGATGAAGACATCAGGAGCATTGAAGAGGCGCAGGAAAAACGCTCCAGCTTCACCAAACATCGCGCGTCGTTCAGGTTGCTTTCGGGAAAAACCATAGTCGTTGATTACACCATCAATTCCATCGAGGACGATGACCAGGCGCAGCTCATGATGGAAATACACTCGCTACATTATTCACAGCGAATCCGCCGTGACGAATTCCTGCTGTCCACCCAGGCGACCACCCGCGAACTGGTTCGGGGCCTGGCTCACGAGATCAAGAATCCGCTTGGCGGAATTCGCGGCGCCGCGCAGCTGCTGGCCCAGGAATTACCGGACTCAGAGTTGCAGGACTATACCGACGTCATTATTCAGGAGGCGGACCGACTGCGTAATCTGGTGGACCGTCTCAGCGGTTCACGAAAGATGCTGGACATCCAGCCCCTCAACATCCACGAGGTACTGGAACGGGTCGCCAGCCTGGTAGGCGCAGAATTCACCGACCGGGCCATAGAGCTGGTGAAGGACTATGATCCCAGCATCCCGGCCGTGCGGGGTGACAAGGAGCAATTGATTCAGGCGGTCCTGAATATCGTGCGCAACGCGGTACAGGCCCTTGAAAGCCCCTCGGTCAAGCATGACCTGGGCATTATCACCCTGAGAACCCGGGTGCTGCGCAATATAACCATTGGCAGCGTCCTGCACCGCCTGGTGGCGAGCATAGAAATTTCAGACAACGGTCCCGGCATACCCGACAGTATTGCCGAGACTTTGTTTTATCCCATGATCAGTGGGCGGGCCGAGGGAACCGGCCTGGGTTTGTCAATCGCACAATCGATCATCAATCAACACGACGGCATTATCGAATGTGATAGCGAGCCGGGGTCAACGGTATTCACCATCACCATACCGTTACCTGACGACAATTAA
- the ntrC gene encoding nitrogen regulation protein NR(I) — MSANNSVWILDDDRSIRWVLEKSLEKKGLDTESFETGDELLHRLEQSQPDAIISDIRMPGINGLELLSNIQQQYPSLPVIIMTAHSDLDSAVSSYSRGAFEYLPKPFDIDEAVAMTQRALDHTRKKSISEQPESTYKAQEIIGEAPAMQEVFRAIGRLSQSNISVLINGESGTGKELVAHALHRHSPRRERPFIPLNVAAIPKELIESELFGHEKGAFTGATAQRVGRFEQADGGTLFLDEIGDMPPDTQTRLLRVLSDGEFYRVGGHTPRKVDVRIIAATHQDLEKLVREHQFREDLFHRLNVIRIHIPRLRDRREDIPQLARHFLRQAAKELNVEPKVLRPETEQYLANLNWPGNVRQLENFCRWVTVMASSREVHLNDLPPEFAEQEVQRGDSGSWTQALEAWADQELALGNSSILDQAVPMFERTMIDVALKHTAGRRRDAAALLGWGRNTLTRKIKELEDGQNATN; from the coding sequence ATGAGCGCTAACAATTCAGTCTGGATTCTGGACGATGACCGTTCGATACGCTGGGTGCTGGAAAAATCCCTGGAGAAAAAAGGCCTGGATACCGAGTCTTTTGAAACCGGAGACGAGCTTCTTCACAGACTGGAGCAGTCCCAGCCAGACGCCATAATCAGCGACATTCGAATGCCCGGCATCAATGGCCTGGAGTTACTCTCCAATATCCAGCAACAGTACCCCTCTCTGCCGGTCATCATCATGACTGCCCATTCTGACCTGGACAGCGCAGTCTCGTCCTACAGCCGGGGGGCTTTCGAGTACCTGCCCAAGCCGTTCGATATCGACGAAGCGGTGGCAATGACCCAGCGGGCCCTGGATCACACCCGCAAGAAAAGCATCAGCGAACAGCCGGAAAGCACCTACAAGGCCCAGGAGATTATCGGCGAAGCACCTGCCATGCAGGAGGTTTTTCGCGCCATCGGGCGCTTGTCGCAATCCAATATCTCAGTGCTTATCAATGGCGAATCCGGTACCGGCAAAGAGCTTGTGGCCCATGCCCTGCATCGCCACAGCCCGCGTCGGGAGAGACCTTTCATCCCACTCAACGTGGCCGCCATACCCAAAGAGCTGATCGAATCGGAGTTGTTCGGCCATGAGAAAGGGGCTTTCACCGGCGCTACCGCGCAGCGTGTGGGCCGTTTCGAACAGGCTGATGGCGGCACACTGTTTCTGGACGAAATCGGCGACATGCCGCCAGATACCCAGACCCGCCTGTTACGCGTGCTGTCAGACGGCGAATTCTACCGGGTCGGCGGTCACACTCCGCGCAAGGTGGATGTGCGGATTATCGCGGCTACGCACCAGGATCTGGAAAAGCTGGTGCGGGAACACCAATTTCGAGAAGACCTTTTTCACCGCCTGAATGTTATTCGCATTCACATCCCCCGACTGCGCGATCGCCGGGAGGATATCCCACAGCTGGCCCGCCACTTTCTGCGCCAGGCGGCCAAAGAGCTTAACGTGGAACCCAAAGTCCTGCGGCCGGAGACCGAGCAGTACCTGGCCAACCTGAACTGGCCCGGCAATGTCCGCCAGCTGGAGAATTTCTGCCGCTGGGTCACAGTCATGGCCTCCAGTCGTGAAGTGCATCTGAACGATCTGCCGCCGGAGTTTGCCGAGCAGGAAGTCCAGCGCGGCGACTCTGGCAGCTGGACCCAGGCACTGGAGGCCTGGGCTGACCAGGAACTGGCCCTGGGCAACTCCTCGATTCTGGATCAGGCGGTACCGATGTTCGAGCGAACCATGATCGACGTGGCACTGAAGCATACGGCCGGTCGGCGACGCGATGCCGCTGCGCTACTCGGCTGGGGAAGGAACACGCTGACCCGCAAAATCAAGGAACTTGAAGACGGCCAGAACGCAACGAACTGA
- the secB gene encoding protein-export chaperone SecB, protein MAENEQPNEQAAAAQQEEQQGPNFSLQRLYLKDASFESPNSPDSFRGGQWRPQITFDIKSRNSKLQDELYEVVLILTVEAKQEDKVAFLVEVQQGAIFTCRGLEEPQLEQVLATVCPNIMFPYARETIDAMVVKGSFPPLMLAPVNFEALYAQSKQHEAQQAAASNGNGNGAAPEGGQA, encoded by the coding sequence ATGGCAGAAAACGAACAACCCAATGAACAGGCTGCAGCCGCCCAGCAGGAAGAGCAGCAGGGGCCAAATTTTTCCCTGCAACGGCTGTACCTGAAAGACGCTTCTTTCGAGTCGCCCAACAGCCCTGATTCGTTTCGTGGTGGCCAGTGGCGACCGCAGATCACTTTCGATATAAAGAGTCGCAACAGCAAGCTGCAGGACGAGTTGTACGAGGTGGTCCTGATTCTGACCGTCGAGGCCAAGCAGGAAGACAAAGTGGCCTTTCTGGTTGAAGTTCAGCAGGGTGCAATTTTCACCTGCCGGGGGCTGGAAGAGCCGCAGCTGGAACAGGTGCTGGCGACGGTCTGTCCCAATATCATGTTTCCCTATGCCCGTGAAACCATAGACGCGATGGTCGTCAAAGGCAGTTTCCCTCCGCTGATGCTGGCGCCGGTGAATTTTGAAGCGCTTTATGCCCAGAGCAAACAGCACGAAGCCCAGCAGGCTGCCGCCAGCAATGGTAACGGAAATGGCGCGGCACCCGAAGGCGGGCAAGCCTAG
- a CDS encoding rhodanese-like domain-containing protein: MDFERFIEFIGNHPLLFGLWLVLVVAIFIQHRSRASKAVGPQQAVRMINREDAVVLDVRDKKEFDAGHIVDAINIPSSKLSQRLTELNRHKEKPLVVVCKMGQHSGEACKTLQQAGFEQVVRLSGGIAEWKAQSLPLVQK, translated from the coding sequence GTGGATTTTGAGCGGTTCATAGAATTTATTGGCAACCACCCGCTGTTGTTCGGTCTGTGGCTGGTGCTTGTGGTTGCAATATTTATCCAGCATCGCTCCCGGGCCAGCAAGGCGGTCGGCCCGCAGCAGGCAGTCAGGATGATCAATCGCGAGGACGCAGTGGTGTTGGATGTGCGGGATAAGAAGGAATTCGATGCCGGCCACATAGTGGATGCCATCAATATTCCATCCAGCAAGCTAAGCCAGCGCCTCACCGAATTGAACAGGCACAAGGAGAAGCCGCTGGTGGTCGTGTGCAAGATGGGGCAGCACTCCGGCGAGGCCTGCAAGACTCTGCAACAGGCGGGGTTTGAGCAGGTTGTCAGGCTGTCCGGCGGCATTGCCGAATGGAAAGCACAGTCGCTTCCGCTGGTACAAAAGTAA
- the gpmI gene encoding 2,3-bisphosphoglycerate-independent phosphoglycerate mutase, with product MTELQKHPALLLILDGWGYREQTEHNAIHAGNTPVWDQLWENEPHTLVRTSGLAVGLPEGQMGNSEVGHMNLGAGRVVYQSLTRIDKAIEDGNFFTNPTLGQAVDKAIAGDGAVHIFGLLSPGGIHSHEEQIFAMIELAHKRGAGRIYLHAFLDGRDTPPRSALESLRKAQALLRGKGESRIASIAGRFYAMDRDQRWDRVQLAYDMLTQGQAPFCYDSAESALAAAYQRDEDDEFVQPTLVAGADTPAATVSDGDCVIFMNFRADRSRQLTRAFVDPGFDGFTRQECPALSAFVTLTEYAADIDVPCAFPPEELKNVLGEYLAEQGRTQLRIAETEKYAHVTFFFNGGREEPFANEKRILIPSPKVKTYDLKPEMSAFELTDRLVEAIRSRQFDAIICNYANGDMVGHTGDFSAAIKAVEVVDQCLGRIVAAIREVNGELLVTADHGNVEQMVDNETGQPLTSHTNGPVPLVYIGTRNRVFDGEGALCDIAPTLLALMGLSAPAEMTGHCLLADPDDPARHAAG from the coding sequence ATGACCGAACTTCAGAAACATCCTGCCCTGCTGCTGATCCTCGACGGCTGGGGTTACCGCGAGCAGACGGAACACAATGCCATTCATGCCGGCAATACTCCGGTCTGGGACCAGCTCTGGGAGAATGAACCTCATACGCTGGTGCGCACCTCCGGGCTGGCAGTGGGATTGCCGGAGGGCCAGATGGGCAACTCCGAAGTGGGACACATGAACCTCGGCGCCGGGCGCGTTGTCTACCAAAGCCTCACCAGAATCGACAAGGCTATCGAAGATGGCAATTTTTTTACCAACCCGACCCTGGGCCAGGCTGTCGACAAGGCCATCGCCGGCGATGGAGCAGTTCACATTTTCGGACTGCTCTCGCCAGGGGGCATCCACAGCCACGAAGAGCAGATTTTCGCCATGATCGAACTGGCCCACAAGCGTGGGGCCGGACGTATTTACCTGCACGCATTCCTGGACGGCCGGGATACCCCGCCGCGCAGCGCCCTGGAATCGCTGCGTAAGGCGCAAGCTCTCCTGCGCGGCAAGGGCGAAAGTCGCATCGCCTCCATCGCGGGAAGGTTCTATGCCATGGACCGCGATCAGCGCTGGGACCGGGTGCAGCTGGCTTACGACATGCTGACCCAGGGTCAGGCACCCTTTTGTTATGACAGCGCGGAAAGCGCCCTCGCCGCCGCTTACCAGCGGGATGAGGACGATGAATTTGTCCAGCCCACTCTGGTGGCCGGTGCTGACACGCCCGCAGCCACGGTATCGGATGGCGACTGCGTCATTTTCATGAACTTTCGCGCCGATCGCTCTCGACAGCTGACGCGGGCCTTCGTAGACCCCGGCTTTGACGGGTTTACGCGGCAGGAGTGCCCGGCATTGTCGGCCTTTGTCACCCTGACCGAATACGCGGCTGATATCGATGTACCCTGCGCTTTCCCGCCCGAGGAGTTGAAGAATGTGCTGGGGGAATACCTGGCAGAACAGGGCAGGACCCAGCTCCGTATTGCGGAAACAGAAAAATACGCCCACGTGACGTTCTTTTTCAATGGTGGACGCGAAGAGCCCTTTGCCAACGAAAAACGCATCCTGATTCCCTCACCGAAAGTGAAAACCTACGACTTGAAACCGGAGATGAGCGCCTTCGAGCTTACCGACAGGCTGGTGGAAGCCATTCGCTCCCGACAGTTTGACGCCATCATCTGTAATTACGCCAATGGCGACATGGTCGGTCATACCGGAGACTTTTCGGCAGCGATCAAGGCCGTGGAAGTGGTGGACCAGTGCCTGGGCAGAATTGTCGCGGCAATTCGGGAAGTGAACGGCGAACTGCTGGTGACGGCGGACCATGGCAACGTAGAACAGATGGTCGACAACGAAACGGGGCAGCCCTTGACCTCCCATACCAACGGTCCCGTTCCTCTGGTTTATATTGGCACCCGGAACAGGGTGTTTGACGGCGAGGGCGCTCTGTGTGACATCGCGCCGACATTGCTTGCCCTGATGGGGCTCTCGGCACCGGCCGAAATGACCGGTCACTGCCTGCTGGCGGATCCGGATGATCCCGCCCGGCACGCGGCGGGTTAA
- a CDS encoding S41 family peptidase has product MIEMQSLKRQLTTLGLAAVTACMSLAASGQRQAQATQLPLPLEEVRMFTQALDRIRMSYVEPVDDEVLLENAIRGMLAGLDPHSAYLAASEYDSLQETTTGEFGGLGVEVGQENGYIRVISPIDGTPADRAGIQAGDLIIRIDGQPLQEILPEEAAGMMRGEPGTDVTITIVRDGQPAPFDVTITREVISVASVRNRSLEPGYGYIRIAQFRSNTGDEVVDAIESLREDNQELKGLVLDLRNNPGGVLPASVAVVDAFISEGTIVSTKGRLSESDMAFEATRSNPGGDTPLVVLINEGSASASEIVAGALQDHGRAIIMGNRSFGKGSVQTVLPLSDDRAIKLTTSLYYTPSGRSIQAFGIEPDITVEEALVTRLDRSTAAYSEADLQGHLESTTENPDVRPEISAQQILVNDYPLNEALNLLKGINAFGMKRSPRGFTQTAELID; this is encoded by the coding sequence ATGATTGAAATGCAGTCTTTGAAACGCCAACTGACCACGCTGGGACTGGCAGCGGTGACTGCCTGTATGTCGCTGGCGGCGTCCGGGCAACGGCAGGCACAGGCAACACAGCTCCCTTTACCGCTGGAAGAGGTGCGGATGTTTACCCAGGCGCTGGACCGAATCCGCATGTCCTACGTGGAACCAGTGGACGACGAAGTGCTCCTGGAGAATGCCATCCGCGGCATGCTGGCGGGACTGGACCCACATTCTGCTTACCTGGCAGCAAGCGAATACGACAGCCTGCAGGAGACCACCACCGGTGAGTTTGGCGGCCTGGGGGTTGAAGTGGGCCAGGAAAACGGTTACATCCGGGTAATCAGCCCCATCGATGGGACTCCTGCCGATCGTGCCGGCATCCAGGCGGGCGACCTCATCATTCGTATCGATGGCCAGCCCCTGCAGGAGATACTACCCGAAGAGGCCGCAGGCATGATGCGCGGCGAACCGGGCACGGACGTGACCATTACGATCGTACGGGACGGTCAGCCAGCACCCTTTGACGTGACCATCACCCGGGAAGTGATTTCGGTAGCCAGCGTCAGGAACCGCAGCCTGGAGCCGGGCTACGGCTATATCCGCATCGCCCAGTTCCGCTCCAATACCGGCGACGAGGTGGTGGACGCCATCGAATCTCTGCGCGAGGACAATCAGGAGCTGAAGGGCCTGGTACTGGATCTGCGTAATAACCCGGGCGGCGTGCTGCCAGCCTCAGTTGCGGTAGTGGATGCATTCATTTCCGAAGGAACCATCGTCTCCACCAAGGGGCGCCTGTCGGAGAGTGACATGGCCTTTGAAGCCACCCGCAGTAACCCGGGTGGCGACACCCCGCTGGTGGTGCTGATCAATGAGGGCTCGGCCTCGGCGTCGGAAATCGTTGCCGGCGCTCTGCAGGATCATGGCCGGGCCATCATCATGGGCAATCGCAGTTTCGGCAAGGGTTCCGTGCAGACGGTCCTGCCTCTCAGTGACGACCGCGCCATCAAGCTGACGACGTCCCTTTATTACACGCCATCCGGGCGCTCTATCCAGGCTTTCGGTATTGAACCGGATATCACCGTGGAAGAAGCCCTGGTAACCAGGCTGGACCGCAGCACCGCTGCCTATTCCGAGGCTGATCTGCAAGGTCACCTGGAAAGCACCACAGAGAACCCGGATGTCCGCCCTGAGATAAGCGCGCAGCAGATCCTGGTCAATGATTATCCCCTGAACGAGGCACTGAACCTGTTGAAGGGCATCAATGCCTTCGGCATGAAGCGAAGCCCGCGCGGCTTTACCCAGACTGCCGAGCTGATCGACTGA